A region from the Beduinella massiliensis genome encodes:
- a CDS encoding MGDG synthase family glycosyltransferase, translated as MKAVCFSAATGGGHNAAAQGVAQALTSLGVKADCLDCLRFAGERMARAVEGAYVGVVRNYPSLFGKIYRAGAFVSSPRRKSPVYYANALYRDRMAAYLDAEKPDIVVCPHIFAAQTISSLRAVRTLPLTAGVMTDYTCAPFWEEVDLDVFYTPSARLTEEYTAHGMDAARLVPLGIPASPACVPCADRAAAKSLQGIGPTEAHVLLIGGSMGAGNLPEVLAEILTLPERVRVTVVCGSNERVKAQIERSFDVGSRLRVLGRVQPLFDLLDSADVVVTKPGGLTSTEVMQKRLPLVLIHPIEGVETQNAAFFEREGAACWAKQAGETAAFARHLLEEDAARAAQRDAQERLVSGTAAMDIARDLIARAHRL; from the coding sequence ATGAAGGCAGTCTGTTTTTCCGCGGCGACCGGCGGCGGGCACAACGCGGCGGCCCAGGGGGTCGCGCAGGCGCTGACGTCCCTGGGCGTTAAGGCGGATTGTCTGGACTGCCTGCGGTTCGCGGGCGAGCGCATGGCGCGCGCTGTGGAAGGCGCCTACGTCGGCGTGGTGCGCAATTATCCGTCCCTGTTCGGAAAGATCTACCGGGCGGGCGCGTTCGTCTCCTCGCCCCGACGCAAGAGCCCGGTCTACTACGCGAACGCGCTGTACAGGGATCGAATGGCCGCTTATCTGGACGCGGAGAAGCCGGACATCGTCGTGTGCCCGCACATCTTCGCCGCGCAGACGATCAGCAGCCTGCGCGCCGTACGTACGCTCCCCTTGACGGCGGGCGTGATGACGGACTACACCTGCGCGCCCTTTTGGGAAGAGGTCGATCTGGACGTTTTTTATACCCCAAGCGCGCGTCTTACAGAGGAATATACCGCACACGGAATGGATGCCGCGCGTCTCGTGCCGCTGGGCATTCCGGCCAGCCCGGCGTGCGTGCCCTGCGCGGACAGGGCCGCGGCAAAGTCTCTTCAGGGCATCGGCCCGACGGAGGCGCACGTGCTGCTCATCGGCGGCTCGATGGGCGCGGGCAACCTGCCCGAGGTGCTGGCGGAGATTTTGACCCTGCCGGAGCGCGTGCGCGTCACGGTGGTGTGCGGCAGCAACGAGCGGGTGAAGGCGCAGATCGAGCGGTCGTTCGACGTGGGTTCCCGCCTGCGGGTGCTGGGGCGGGTGCAGCCGCTCTTTGACCTGCTCGACAGCGCGGACGTGGTCGTCACCAAGCCGGGCGGCCTCACGAGCACGGAGGTCATGCAAAAGCGATTGCCGCTCGTGCTCATCCACCCCATCGAGGGCGTGGAGACGCAAAACGCGGCTTTCTTCGAGCGCGAGGGTGCGGCCTGTTGGGCGAAGCAGGCGGGGGAAACGGCGGCGTTCGCGCGGCATCTGCTGGAAGAAGACGCCGCACGAGCCGCGCAGCGGGACGCGCAGGAACGGCTGGTTTCGGGCACGGCGGCGATGGACATCGCGCGCGACCTGATCGCCCGCGCGCACAGATTATAA
- a CDS encoding DUF255 domain-containing protein: MQLASSRLSGETSPYLLAHAAQPIAWFPWGDEAFEEAARRDVPVFLSSGYASCHWCHRMAQDAFQDPIVAELLNAHFVSVKVDREQRPDVDAYYMESCVALNGEGGWPLSVFLLPDRRPFFAGTYFPAQTRGGQTGMRALLSRLSSLWASDRSRIYSWADQLSGAVFQAHASAHADMGALCTQLERDLLAAEDRHAGGIGKAPKFPNVPALRFLMERARAASQPGAEDETPAGQMLHRAADAMARGGIHDLVGGGFFRYAVDAMWRTPHYEKMLVDNAQLALLFLRCGMPDPAIDAADYMLSTLRFKEGGFYSSQDADDPRGEGAYYLLTPEEVEAALGPEDGARCCALLHILHAPGDRKHQGVLPYLDAGLREADEAFLRAMRPKLMEIRKERPAPRVIEQATLTGNALSILALSVLGRQLGLSHYVQAASQAARFVGEYMVERGRLFGAWSAGTPSSPATLDGYAAYALSLFALSEADKQTPWRKSALHFLDETMRLFVPPDGRPALTGSDVRDLPVRISAVTDESVPSGASLLLECLLAAHRFTGNPDRLSDAQRILGASLPSAGSSLLSHAGVLTAGMEIASHH; the protein is encoded by the coding sequence ATGCAGCTTGCATCTTCACGCCTTTCAGGCGAAACTTCCCCCTATCTTCTCGCACACGCCGCCCAGCCGATCGCGTGGTTCCCCTGGGGCGACGAGGCGTTTGAGGAGGCCGCGCGCAGGGACGTGCCCGTCTTCCTCTCCAGCGGCTACGCGAGCTGCCACTGGTGCCACCGCATGGCGCAGGACGCCTTTCAAGATCCCATCGTCGCGGAGCTGCTGAACGCGCACTTTGTCTCCGTCAAGGTGGACCGAGAGCAGCGTCCGGACGTAGACGCCTATTACATGGAATCGTGCGTCGCGCTCAACGGCGAGGGGGGCTGGCCGCTCTCCGTCTTTTTGCTGCCCGACCGGCGCCCCTTCTTCGCGGGCACCTACTTTCCCGCGCAGACGCGCGGCGGCCAGACCGGCATGCGCGCGCTGCTCAGCCGCCTGAGCAGCCTATGGGCGAGCGACCGCTCGCGCATCTACAGCTGGGCCGACCAGCTTTCGGGCGCGGTGTTTCAAGCGCACGCCAGCGCGCACGCGGACATGGGCGCGCTTTGCACCCAGCTCGAGCGCGATCTGCTCGCCGCCGAGGACCGCCATGCCGGTGGCATCGGCAAGGCGCCCAAATTCCCCAACGTGCCCGCGCTGCGCTTCCTGATGGAACGCGCGCGCGCCGCCTCGCAGCCGGGCGCGGAGGACGAGACGCCCGCAGGGCAGATGCTGCACCGGGCGGCGGATGCGATGGCGCGCGGCGGCATCCACGACCTGGTGGGCGGGGGCTTCTTCCGCTACGCGGTGGACGCGATGTGGCGGACGCCGCACTACGAAAAGATGCTGGTGGACAACGCGCAGCTCGCGCTGCTGTTCCTGCGCTGCGGCATGCCGGATCCGGCCATCGACGCGGCGGACTACATGCTCTCCACCCTGCGCTTCAAGGAGGGCGGCTTCTATTCCTCTCAAGACGCGGACGATCCGCGCGGCGAGGGCGCCTATTACCTGCTGACGCCCGAAGAGGTGGAGGCGGCGCTCGGGCCGGAGGACGGCGCGCGGTGTTGCGCGCTGCTGCATATCCTGCACGCGCCGGGCGACCGCAAGCATCAGGGCGTTCTGCCCTATCTGGACGCGGGCCTGCGCGAGGCGGACGAAGCGTTTCTGCGGGCAATGCGGCCGAAGCTGATGGAAATCAGGAAAGAACGCCCCGCCCCCCGCGTCATCGAGCAGGCGACGCTGACGGGCAACGCGCTCAGCATTCTGGCGCTGTCCGTGCTCGGCCGCCAGCTCGGCTTGTCGCATTACGTGCAGGCGGCTTCTCAGGCCGCGCGCTTCGTGGGCGAATACATGGTGGAGCGCGGGCGGCTCTTCGGCGCCTGGTCCGCCGGAACGCCCTCCAGCCCCGCGACGCTCGACGGGTACGCCGCCTACGCGCTTTCGCTCTTCGCGCTCTCAGAGGCCGACAAGCAGACGCCCTGGCGCAAGAGCGCGCTGCATTTCCTCGACGAGACGATGCGCCTGTTCGTTCCGCCGGACGGCAGGCCCGCGCTCACGGGCAGCGACGTGCGCGACCTGCCGGTGCGCATCAGCGCAGTCACGGACGAGAGCGTCCCCTCTGGCGCTTCGCTGCTGCTGGAATGTCTGCTCGCCGCGCACCGGTTTACGGGAAATCCCGACAGGCTGTCCGACGCGCAGCGCATCCTGGGCGCCAGCCTGCCCTCGGCCGGAAGCAGCCTGCTGTCGCACGCGGGCGTGCTCACCGCGGGCATGGAAATCGCGTCGCATCATTAA
- a CDS encoding substrate-binding domain-containing protein — protein sequence MKKFVSTVLAVALCATSALAMAADDITVVSREDGSGTRGAFVELMGVEVKGEDGSKKDMTTEEAVIANSTDVVMQNVASDKNAIGYISLGSLNDTVKAVTIDGAAPSVETIKDGSYKVSRPFYIATKGEVSEITQDFISFILSAEGQEVVGSSYIKVDDAAPAYAGTKPEGKIVVAGSSSVTPVMEKLAEAYKAVNDKATIEIQMSDSTAGMTGAVDGTCDIGMASRELKDSEAEALTGTVIAMDGIAIIVNNENAVDGLTVEQVNGIYTGEITSWAGVK from the coding sequence ATGAAGAAGTTTGTTTCGACGGTACTGGCGGTTGCCCTGTGCGCGACGAGCGCGCTGGCCATGGCGGCCGACGACATCACGGTGGTTTCCCGCGAGGACGGCTCCGGCACGCGCGGCGCGTTCGTCGAGCTGATGGGCGTCGAGGTCAAGGGCGAGGACGGAAGCAAGAAGGACATGACCACCGAAGAGGCGGTCATCGCGAACAGCACCGACGTGGTGATGCAGAACGTGGCCTCCGACAAGAACGCGATCGGCTACATCTCCCTGGGCAGCCTGAACGACACGGTCAAGGCGGTCACGATCGACGGCGCGGCCCCGAGCGTCGAGACCATCAAGGACGGCAGCTATAAGGTTTCCCGCCCCTTCTACATCGCCACCAAGGGCGAGGTCAGCGAGATCACGCAGGACTTCATCTCCTTCATCCTGAGCGCTGAGGGTCAGGAAGTCGTGGGCTCCAGCTACATCAAGGTGGACGACGCGGCCCCGGCCTACGCGGGCACGAAGCCGGAAGGCAAAATCGTCGTCGCCGGTTCCTCCTCCGTCACCCCGGTGATGGAGAAGCTGGCCGAGGCGTACAAGGCGGTCAACGACAAGGCGACCATCGAAATCCAGATGAGCGACTCCACCGCCGGCATGACGGGCGCGGTGGACGGCACCTGCGACATCGGCATGGCCAGCCGCGAGCTGAAGGATTCTGAGGCGGAAGCGCTCACCGGCACGGTCATCGCGATGGACGGCATTGCGATCATCGTCAACAACGAGAACGCGGTGGACGGCCTCACCGTCGAGCAGGTGAATGGCATCTACACCGGCGAGATCACGAGCTGGGCGGGCGTGAAGTAA
- the pstC gene encoding phosphate ABC transporter permease subunit PstC: MKHYREGLMRGVFALCAITSILAVALICLFLFANGIPAIGKIGPLSFLLGREWAPTDVPPSFGILPMILGSVYVTAGAILIGVPIGLLTAVFMARYCPAGLYRLLKPALSLMAGIPSIVYGFFGMVFIVPMVRSLFGGNGNSILSASLLLGLMILPTVTGISESAIRAVPAPYYEGALALGATHERAVFFVELGAARSGILAAVVLGIGRAIGETMAVIMVAGNQARMPKGILKGVRTLTANIVMEMGYAAELHREALIATGVVLFVFILLINLSCSALRKGKDA; encoded by the coding sequence ATGAAACATTATAGAGAAGGCCTGATGCGCGGCGTGTTCGCCCTTTGCGCGATCACGTCCATCCTGGCCGTGGCCCTGATCTGCCTCTTCTTATTCGCAAACGGCATCCCCGCCATCGGCAAGATCGGTCCGCTGTCGTTCCTGCTGGGCAGGGAGTGGGCGCCGACGGACGTGCCCCCTTCCTTCGGCATTCTGCCGATGATTCTGGGCAGCGTGTACGTAACGGCGGGAGCGATTCTGATCGGCGTGCCGATTGGCCTGCTCACGGCGGTCTTCATGGCGCGCTACTGCCCGGCGGGCCTGTACCGGCTGCTCAAGCCCGCGCTCTCGCTGATGGCGGGCATCCCCTCGATCGTATACGGCTTTTTCGGCATGGTGTTCATCGTGCCCATGGTGCGTTCCCTCTTCGGCGGCAACGGCAACAGCATCCTTTCCGCATCCCTATTGCTTGGACTCATGATTCTGCCGACCGTCACGGGCATCAGCGAGAGCGCCATCCGCGCGGTGCCCGCTCCCTATTACGAGGGCGCTCTGGCGCTGGGCGCGACGCACGAACGCGCGGTTTTCTTCGTGGAGCTGGGCGCCGCGCGGTCCGGCATCCTGGCGGCCGTCGTGCTGGGCATCGGCCGCGCCATCGGTGAGACGATGGCCGTCATCATGGTCGCTGGCAATCAAGCGCGCATGCCCAAGGGCATTCTCAAGGGCGTGCGTACGCTGACCGCGAACATCGTCATGGAGATGGGCTACGCGGCGGAGCTGCACCGGGAAGCGCTGATCGCGACCGGCGTGGTGCTCTTCGTGTTCATCCTGCTCATCAACCTCTCGTGCAGCGCGCTCAGAAAGGGGAAGGACGCATGA
- the pstA gene encoding phosphate ABC transporter permease PstA yields the protein MTKQGINRLTFAKKARAYARNPLSLALMLLVVISAAATFSALLFLIGYILAKGIPNLTPSLFALEYNSENVSMLPAIITTLMMTGLSLLIAVPLGVFSAVYLVEYARRGSKLVKAVRMTAETLSGIPSIVFGLFGMLFFVTFLRWNYSLLAGAMTLAIMVLPAIMRTTEEAMLAVPDMYREASFGLGAGRLRTVFRIVLPSAMPGIAAGVILAVGRIVGETAALIYTSGTVAKVPENLFASGRTLAVHMYSLSREGLHTGEAYATAVVLLVVVLLINGLSELIARRWTRGN from the coding sequence ATGACAAAACAGGGAATCAACCGCCTGACATTTGCCAAGAAGGCGCGGGCTTATGCGCGCAACCCCCTCTCCCTTGCGCTGATGCTGCTGGTGGTGATTTCAGCGGCGGCGACGTTTTCTGCGCTGCTGTTTTTGATCGGCTACATTCTGGCAAAGGGTATTCCGAACCTGACGCCCTCGCTCTTTGCCCTGGAGTACAACAGCGAGAACGTCTCCATGCTGCCGGCGATCATCACCACCCTCATGATGACGGGGCTTTCGCTGCTGATCGCCGTGCCGCTGGGCGTGTTCTCGGCGGTGTATCTGGTGGAGTACGCCAGGCGCGGCAGCAAGCTGGTCAAGGCCGTGCGCATGACGGCGGAGACGCTTTCGGGCATCCCCTCGATCGTGTTCGGCCTGTTCGGCATGCTGTTCTTCGTGACGTTTCTCAGGTGGAATTACTCGCTGCTCGCGGGCGCGATGACGCTTGCGATCATGGTGCTGCCCGCGATCATGCGCACCACGGAGGAAGCGATGCTCGCCGTGCCGGACATGTACCGCGAGGCCAGCTTCGGCCTGGGCGCGGGCAGGCTTCGCACGGTGTTTCGCATCGTGCTGCCCAGCGCCATGCCGGGCATCGCCGCGGGCGTGATCCTGGCGGTGGGGCGCATCGTGGGCGAGACGGCGGCGCTGATCTACACCTCGGGCACGGTCGCCAAGGTGCCTGAAAATCTGTTTGCCTCGGGCCGCACGCTGGCGGTGCACATGTACTCGCTCTCGCGCGAGGGACTGCACACCGGGGAGGCCTACGCCACGGCCGTGGTGCTGCTGGTGGTGGTGCTTTTGATCAACGGCCTGTCGGAGCTGATCGCCCGCAGATGGACGAGGGGGAACTGA
- a CDS encoding glycerol-3-phosphate acyltransferase — translation MAWRMILFTLAGYLSGGVMYSYYIPRLMTGGDVRTQNDDQNPGAANAFRLCGPAVGVLCAMLDVLKAAAPVYAAIVWGGLSGWYLAPVALSPVLGHAYPVTLGFRGGKAIASMFGALLGLWPVSHVVLLLAGVVLLLLPVLRNHAMLMFTSVCVFAALTLLVEPLRFVRFVAGGVLVIVGSRHVREANAALEAAKAQLAAWREGRKAV, via the coding sequence ATGGCATGGAGAATGATCCTGTTTACCCTGGCGGGATACCTGTCGGGCGGCGTCATGTACTCTTATTACATTCCCCGGCTGATGACGGGGGGCGACGTGCGCACGCAGAACGACGACCAGAACCCCGGCGCAGCAAATGCCTTTCGGCTTTGCGGGCCGGCGGTGGGCGTCCTGTGCGCGATGCTGGACGTGCTCAAGGCGGCGGCGCCCGTCTACGCCGCGATCGTCTGGGGCGGCCTTAGCGGCTGGTATCTGGCGCCGGTCGCGCTTTCGCCGGTGCTGGGTCACGCGTACCCTGTGACGTTGGGTTTTCGGGGCGGCAAGGCAATCGCCTCGATGTTCGGCGCGCTGCTGGGCCTGTGGCCGGTGTCGCACGTCGTACTGCTGCTGGCGGGGGTCGTGCTGCTGCTCCTGCCGGTGCTGCGCAACCATGCGATGCTGATGTTCACCAGCGTCTGCGTCTTCGCAGCGCTGACGCTGCTGGTGGAGCCGCTGCGCTTCGTGCGTTTTGTCGCCGGCGGCGTGCTCGTCATCGTCGGCAGCCGCCACGTCCGCGAGGCGAATGCCGCGCTGGAGGCGGCAAAGGCGCAGCTCGCGGCCTGGCGCGAGGGGCGCAAGGCGGTCTGA